A window from Tindallia magadiensis encodes these proteins:
- a CDS encoding MazG nucleotide pyrophosphohydrolase domain-containing protein, translated as MPTLTIAGLGPGHIDQLPLGTFRQMKEHPCIWLRTQQHPMVKDLAAEEIEFESFDDLYDRLDSFEAVYETIAETLLKMAEEKDVFYGVPGHPNVAEESVRLLVEKAESNGAVQLEILPAMSFLDVMFPLLSNDPVAGFQLLDGLRLEQTPPDTNMDVIITQVYDQMIASQVKISLMNHYHDEQLITVIQRAGILEKQEVHLIPLYELDHLKDLDELTSIYIARVDRFSKIHYNMNHLLDILERLRGVDGCPWDKEQTHESLRPYLVEESQEVLDAIDGGNDEELCEELGDLLLQVVFHSQIAKERNAFVMSDVINGIAQKIIYRHPHVFGDEKADSIEDVKKIWDHRKAEEKKG; from the coding sequence ATGCCAACCTTAACCATCGCCGGTCTTGGACCCGGTCATATCGATCAATTACCCCTGGGAACCTTTCGTCAGATGAAAGAACATCCCTGTATTTGGCTAAGAACTCAACAACACCCAATGGTAAAGGACTTAGCGGCGGAAGAGATCGAGTTCGAAAGCTTTGATGATCTATATGATCGTTTGGATTCCTTTGAAGCCGTTTATGAAACCATTGCGGAAACATTATTGAAAATGGCTGAAGAAAAGGATGTCTTTTACGGAGTTCCCGGTCATCCAAATGTTGCAGAGGAATCCGTTCGCCTACTGGTGGAAAAAGCAGAATCCAACGGGGCTGTTCAATTGGAAATTCTGCCGGCGATGAGTTTTCTGGATGTAATGTTTCCTTTATTATCTAATGATCCAGTAGCAGGATTTCAGCTATTGGACGGGTTACGGTTGGAACAGACACCGCCAGATACGAATATGGATGTGATTATTACCCAGGTATATGATCAAATGATTGCCTCTCAAGTAAAAATAAGCCTAATGAACCATTACCATGATGAACAATTGATAACTGTCATACAAAGGGCGGGAATACTGGAAAAACAAGAGGTTCATTTAATACCGCTTTATGAGTTGGATCATCTGAAAGACCTAGATGAGCTTACAAGTATTTATATTGCAAGGGTTGACAGGTTTTCAAAAATACATTATAATATGAACCACCTGCTAGACATATTGGAAAGACTGCGTGGTGTTGATGGATGTCCTTGGGATAAAGAACAGACCCATGAAAGTTTAAGACCTTATCTGGTAGAAGAAAGTCAGGAAGTACTGGACGCTATTGACGGTGGTAATGACGAAGAGCTTTGTGAAGAATTGGGAGATCTGCTGCTACAAGTAGTATTTCACAGTCAAATTGCAAAAGAAAGAAATGCTTTTGTCATGAGTGATGTGATTAACGGAATCGCTCAAAAAATTATTTATCGTCATCCCCATGTTTTTGGAGACGAAAAAGCAGACAGCATAGAAGATGTAAAAAAAATATGGGATCATCGGAAAGCCGAAGAGAAAAAAGGTTGA
- a CDS encoding HU family DNA-binding protein, whose amino-acid sequence MNKAELVAKMAELSGLTKKDAEASLNAFMETVEETLVEGGKVQLVGFGTFDVRERKPRKGRNPRDPEQVIEIPASKAPVFKAGKTLKEKING is encoded by the coding sequence GTGAACAAAGCGGAATTAGTTGCAAAAATGGCGGAACTCAGCGGCCTGACAAAAAAGGATGCAGAAGCTTCACTAAATGCATTTATGGAAACAGTTGAGGAAACATTGGTAGAAGGTGGAAAAGTTCAATTAGTAGGATTTGGAACTTTCGACGTTCGTGAAAGAAAACCAAGAAAAGGTAGAAATCCAAGAGATCCAGAGCAAGTAATTGAAATTCCAGCTTCAAAAGCACCTGTTTTCAAAGCAGGTAAAACACTTAAAGAGAAAATCAACGGATAA
- a CDS encoding RNA-binding S4 domain-containing protein: MRLDKYLKNARIIKRRTVAKEACDKGLVTVNGRDAKAGTEIQPGDHLTIAISQPPLHIQVLKVAEHVKKEEAENLYQMMPSPTSADS; this comes from the coding sequence ATGCGACTGGACAAATACCTCAAAAACGCTCGGATTATCAAAAGAAGAACTGTTGCTAAAGAAGCCTGCGACAAAGGCCTTGTCACGGTCAATGGAAGGGATGCCAAAGCTGGCACGGAAATTCAGCCAGGAGACCATCTAACCATTGCCATCAGCCAGCCTCCTTTGCATATACAAGTGTTGAAAGTGGCAGAGCATGTAAAAAAAGAAGAAGCAGAAAACCTTTATCAGATGATGCCTTCTCCTACATCCGCTGATTCCTAA
- a CDS encoding septum formation initiator family protein yields MARRRKRASLSRKIFWIVVVLLALNPIRTWYTQEQERRELEELHHHAQKQVEALEEEIEALRYTLEHITEDEYIEAMARQNLRMVREDEWVLVDIQQRENR; encoded by the coding sequence ATGGCCCGAAGACGAAAAAGAGCTTCTTTAAGCCGAAAAATCTTTTGGATTGTGGTTGTTCTGCTGGCGCTAAACCCGATTCGAACCTGGTATACCCAGGAACAGGAACGGAGAGAACTAGAAGAATTACATCATCATGCGCAAAAACAGGTGGAAGCATTAGAAGAAGAAATCGAAGCTCTTCGCTATACACTGGAACATATCACAGAAGATGAATACATAGAAGCCATGGCTCGCCAGAACCTCAGAATGGTTCGGGAAGATGAGTGGGTACTGGTGGATATTCAACAACGAGAAAACCGATAA
- a CDS encoding S1 domain-containing RNA-binding protein, which produces MPVQVGKIIEGTVAGITNFGAFIDLGEGKTGLVHISEVADDYVKDIREFIKDKQKVKVKVLSINDDGKISLSIRQAQEKKKSTAPSELEWSSPSKTSQPESLEDKISKFMKDSEEKMQGNKNRVKQVRRNTGGGNRG; this is translated from the coding sequence ATGCCGGTTCAGGTGGGAAAAATAATTGAAGGTACAGTAGCAGGAATCACTAATTTTGGTGCGTTTATCGATTTGGGAGAAGGAAAAACAGGGCTGGTTCACATTTCAGAGGTAGCCGATGACTATGTAAAAGATATTCGCGAATTTATTAAGGACAAACAAAAAGTCAAAGTTAAGGTACTTTCCATTAATGATGATGGAAAAATTAGTCTGTCTATTCGTCAGGCTCAAGAGAAGAAAAAAAGCACAGCGCCATCAGAGTTGGAATGGAGTTCTCCTTCCAAAACCAGTCAACCAGAATCTCTGGAGGATAAAATCAGTAAGTTTATGAAAGATAGCGAAGAAAAGATGCAAGGTAACAAGAATCGGGTGAAGCAGGTTCGACGCAATACCGGCGGTGGAAACCGGGGATAA
- a CDS encoding methyl-accepting chemotaxis protein — protein sequence MKKMQRVQEHRATRSIRRRLTVLPLVIVLIAVLVIGLVSATGTRDSMLDQMREDGMEVASQAARQLELATISIETITHTVENTIRQVSNTVVLYQDEISNEMLTDLANAMNVDELNYFDNNGLILYSNDPANLGWQAPSDHPAAAFASGSERELMEEIRESAVTDDYYKYGYVRSPRGGFVQAGVLANNINEMTEEFGHQNLVELLAAEENIVFALFIDQDLRAAAHSHHERIGIELTDEGSRVAAVEGNPFTSEYFFDAEGVDVYDVLYPVFVDGEHIGAINIGFSMERVAGAIRQNTTTVAITGIVAFVVLGFILLNIARHIMASINKTKEQLGIIGSGDFTVETDPKMLKMKDEFGEMANAIENMRLSIKEMVANIAGHSEQVASSSEELSATSQQSSSAAEEVGRTIEEIANGATNQAGSTQEGVANITEMGTLIEKDLENVRQLNEATEQVRSLKDQGMTTLGELVKHANTNREASGEVSDIIRNTNESAEKIEEASGMIRSIAEQTNLLALNAAIEAARAGEQGRGFAVVAEEIRKLAEQSSTFTEEIVTVINELIEKTGSAVKTMEMMDKTVESQTHSLEATTQQFDGIAGAIESMQEVIGNINSSAREMDGKKNEIIRVMESLSAISQQNAAGTEEASASVEEQIASVTEISNASEELARLAEEMQLSISHFKI from the coding sequence ATGAAAAAAATGCAACGTGTTCAGGAACACCGGGCAACTCGTTCTATCCGCAGGCGGCTAACCGTATTGCCACTGGTTATTGTACTAATAGCCGTGCTGGTGATTGGTCTGGTTTCCGCTACTGGTACCCGGGATAGCATGCTGGACCAAATGAGAGAAGACGGGATGGAAGTTGCATCACAGGCCGCCCGACAACTGGAACTGGCTACCATATCCATCGAAACCATTACCCACACCGTTGAAAATACCATTCGGCAGGTTTCCAATACAGTAGTACTGTATCAGGACGAAATCAGCAATGAAATGTTGACAGATTTGGCAAATGCCATGAATGTAGATGAGTTAAACTATTTCGACAATAATGGACTGATCTTATATTCCAACGATCCGGCCAATCTAGGCTGGCAGGCACCTTCCGATCATCCAGCGGCAGCCTTTGCCTCCGGCAGTGAAAGAGAACTGATGGAGGAAATACGGGAAAGTGCGGTTACCGATGACTACTATAAATACGGCTATGTTCGAAGCCCTCGGGGCGGATTTGTGCAGGCGGGAGTGCTGGCCAATAATATCAATGAAATGACGGAAGAATTCGGGCATCAAAATTTAGTAGAGCTTTTAGCAGCGGAAGAGAATATTGTGTTTGCTCTGTTTATTGATCAGGACCTGAGAGCTGCTGCTCATTCTCATCATGAACGGATTGGGATTGAACTGACAGATGAGGGAAGCCGGGTGGCGGCGGTAGAAGGAAATCCTTTTACTTCGGAATACTTTTTTGATGCAGAAGGCGTGGACGTCTATGATGTCCTATACCCCGTCTTTGTGGATGGTGAGCATATTGGAGCTATTAATATTGGCTTTTCCATGGAAAGGGTAGCCGGTGCTATTCGACAAAATACCACCACCGTAGCCATTACAGGAATCGTTGCCTTTGTTGTGTTAGGATTTATATTGCTAAACATTGCCCGACATATTATGGCATCGATTAACAAAACAAAAGAACAGCTGGGCATTATCGGCAGCGGTGATTTTACCGTAGAAACCGATCCTAAGATGTTAAAAATGAAAGACGAGTTTGGAGAAATGGCCAATGCCATTGAAAATATGAGGCTTTCCATTAAAGAAATGGTCGCAAATATAGCCGGTCATTCCGAGCAGGTGGCATCTTCATCAGAAGAACTCAGCGCCACCAGCCAACAATCCAGTTCAGCAGCAGAGGAAGTAGGCAGAACCATTGAGGAAATTGCCAACGGAGCGACCAACCAGGCTGGCAGTACCCAGGAAGGGGTCGCCAATATTACTGAAATGGGGACACTGATTGAAAAAGATCTGGAAAATGTCCGACAGCTTAACGAAGCGACAGAACAGGTACGAAGCTTAAAAGATCAGGGAATGACAACCCTGGGAGAATTAGTTAAACACGCTAATACCAACCGGGAAGCTTCTGGTGAAGTCAGCGATATCATTAGAAACACCAATGAAAGTGCAGAAAAAATAGAAGAAGCCAGTGGGATGATTCGAAGCATTGCTGAACAAACCAACCTGTTGGCCTTAAATGCGGCTATTGAAGCAGCGCGGGCCGGTGAGCAGGGACGAGGTTTTGCGGTAGTAGCTGAAGAAATCCGAAAACTGGCAGAGCAATCCAGTACCTTTACAGAAGAAATTGTTACCGTCATTAACGAGTTAATCGAGAAAACCGGAAGTGCGGTTAAAACCATGGAGATGATGGATAAAACCGTTGAATCTCAGACCCATAGTCTGGAAGCGACTACTCAGCAATTTGACGGTATTGCGGGAGCGATTGAAAGCATGCAGGAGGTTATTGGTAATATTAATAGTTCTGCCAGAGAAATGGATGGGAAGAAAAATGAAATTATTCGTGTGATGGAAAGCCTTTCAGCTATTTCTCAGCAAAATGCGGCAGGTACAGAAGAAGCTTCTGCATCGGTAGAAGAACAAATTGCTTCGGTCACAGAAATATCCAATGCCAGCGAAGAACTGGCAAGACTAGCAGAAGAAATGCAGTTAAGCATTAGTCATTTCAAAATCTAG
- a CDS encoding LPXTG cell wall anchor domain-containing protein, protein MRRNQKWQIALSLILVLLLAFGSSLAAFGDTADENGQESNQENSQESNQESSTEGTENDQSSSDTANESGDTNDENENSESKGNHSEDETKESQMENHSPDKDETESDEELATDTEVKTQEKDQEKEDEENNEENHENKEESTKNIGENGEKENKDENDQKDKEQEKENQSKNDDEEPGIAASAFQSTGFSESESIPEPIQVDLHAPHRGVHSEDPKDSGGDPITISDADGGLTEKVVWHFVLNQIPAGYTPSDIHATFQDSGTKTASGSPVGNGQLQHFFIGTDDHDILIDAYVLLMPEDGGEEILLSIPANNQGKGQGKGSGSMLVLSHLRIKDEDPGTELFDLIINKVMLRADGDEMTDYEGDTFTVELYRMDGESQVIENPNEPNYVFENIMPGFNTLTGIEAGTYKIMEVIDENDAFEWLEAGEGVTVVIPDCDNDQNEGLQTMVIAPPVCQTAVATIRNQLKEDTDDETDEDTDDESDEDAEEDTEEEVDDETDEDTDDETDEDTDDETGDETDEDTDDETDDESDEDAEEDTEEEVDDETDEEVDEEIIIDEEEIPAGGGGGGGGGGTTTPPVEIIETEETTDDIIELEPIAIPEGTPEAVEATETEIIIPDTVIPEGAPEPVEPSEVIILDEEIPLGVPVLPQTGEGNPLFFYLAGLLLAGTGLVMKSRYSG, encoded by the coding sequence ATGAGAAGAAATCAGAAGTGGCAAATAGCATTAAGTTTGATACTCGTCTTACTCTTGGCCTTTGGAAGCAGTTTGGCCGCCTTTGGAGATACAGCTGATGAAAATGGTCAGGAAAGCAACCAAGAAAATAGCCAAGAAAGCAACCAAGAATCAAGTACTGAAGGAACAGAAAACGATCAGTCCTCATCAGATACTGCCAATGAGAGTGGAGATACTAACGATGAGAATGAGAACTCAGAAAGCAAAGGGAATCATTCGGAAGATGAAACAAAGGAATCTCAGATGGAAAACCACTCTCCTGATAAGGATGAAACAGAAAGTGATGAAGAATTAGCAACAGATACAGAGGTAAAAACCCAGGAAAAAGATCAGGAGAAAGAAGACGAAGAGAATAATGAAGAAAATCATGAGAATAAGGAAGAAAGCACAAAAAACATAGGAGAGAACGGGGAAAAAGAAAACAAGGATGAAAATGATCAGAAGGATAAGGAACAGGAGAAGGAAAATCAATCAAAAAATGACGATGAAGAGCCAGGAATCGCAGCCAGTGCATTTCAATCAACCGGTTTTTCAGAGTCGGAATCTATCCCGGAACCAATTCAGGTAGATCTTCATGCACCACATCGAGGGGTTCATTCAGAAGATCCTAAGGATAGTGGTGGAGATCCAATTACTATTAGTGATGCTGACGGAGGATTAACGGAAAAAGTGGTATGGCATTTTGTACTAAACCAGATTCCGGCAGGGTACACCCCTTCTGACATTCATGCTACTTTTCAGGATTCCGGAACAAAAACAGCTAGTGGAAGCCCAGTGGGAAATGGTCAGTTGCAACATTTCTTTATAGGTACAGATGATCATGACATATTGATTGACGCATACGTTTTATTAATGCCGGAAGATGGTGGCGAAGAAATCTTACTTTCAATCCCGGCAAACAATCAAGGAAAAGGTCAAGGTAAAGGATCGGGTTCAATGCTAGTCTTAAGTCATCTTAGAATTAAAGATGAAGATCCAGGAACGGAATTGTTTGATTTAATTATTAATAAAGTAATGTTGAGAGCTGATGGAGATGAGATGACAGATTATGAAGGCGATACCTTTACGGTTGAGCTTTACCGGATGGACGGCGAAAGTCAGGTTATTGAAAATCCGAATGAACCAAATTACGTTTTCGAAAACATTATGCCGGGATTCAACACGTTGACAGGAATTGAAGCAGGAACTTATAAGATAATGGAAGTAATTGATGAAAATGATGCTTTTGAATGGTTAGAAGCCGGGGAGGGAGTTACTGTCGTCATACCAGATTGTGATAACGATCAGAATGAAGGGCTTCAAACAATGGTAATAGCACCTCCTGTTTGCCAGACGGCTGTTGCTACTATTAGGAACCAGTTAAAAGAAGACACAGACGATGAAACGGACGAAGATACAGATGATGAATCGGATGAAGATGCAGAAGAAGACACAGAAGAAGAGGTAGATGATGAAACTGACGAAGATACAGATGATGAAACGGATGAAGACACAGATGACGAAACTGGCGATGAAACGGATGAAGATACAGACGACGAAACTGATGATGAATCGGATGAAGATGCAGAAGAAGACACAGAAGAAGAGGTAGATGATGAAACAGACGAAGAGGTAGACGAAGAAATTATTATTGATGAAGAAGAGATACCAGCCGGCGGCGGTGGCGGTGGCGGCGGTGGTGGAACAACCACACCACCAGTAGAAATAATTGAAACAGAGGAAACAACGGATGATATTATTGAATTAGAGCCGATTGCCATACCAGAAGGAACACCGGAAGCAGTAGAAGCGACAGAAACAGAAATCATTATTCCGGATACAGTGATACCTGAAGGAGCTCCAGAACCTGTGGAACCCTCCGAAGTCATTATTCTGGATGAAGAAATACCTTTAGGAGTACCGGTGTTACCTCAAACCGGTGAAGGGAACCCCTTATTCTTCTACTTGGCCGGTTTGTTACTAGCTGGAACCGGGTTGGTCATGAAAAGTCGATATAGTGGCTAA
- a CDS encoding efflux RND transporter periplasmic adaptor subunit translates to MRMKIKSLRDPKMLLLLLAAFVLPLNACGRSDVAETESPTRPVQVQEVETEEIRKELEISGNVKPSQMVRAGFKVEGLIEHVYVEAGDRVQPGQPLMRLETQDYDLNVDANLAQYEALRRKAESAIPSKVNQAQAQLEYIEAQYERMTTLHEQGVVSSKDLEEVETKYTVAQNQYQEALDAYEITEKELRRAQRALDLAQSKLEDTVLTSPIAATVLRTTFEAGETIAPGHPTVILGVLDTMEVEIGVPDTIVSRISIGESVSVFLYGLDREVEGVITNIDPVADQKTRTFGVQIEIDNSDGEIRPGMLAKVALASSEKSAIMVPVNCVNNLPEGSYLFVYQEDGTVEQRTVELGEIYGDRIQVLSGLTDGEKVVVEGQYQLTDGQTVNAGKADAQ, encoded by the coding sequence ATGAGAATGAAGATAAAAAGCTTAAGGGATCCAAAGATGCTGCTTTTGTTGCTGGCAGCTTTCGTGTTGCCCTTAAATGCCTGCGGAAGATCGGATGTGGCAGAAACAGAAAGCCCTACCAGACCAGTGCAGGTACAGGAAGTGGAAACGGAAGAAATCAGAAAAGAACTGGAAATTAGTGGTAACGTAAAACCTTCTCAGATGGTACGGGCCGGCTTTAAGGTAGAAGGCCTGATTGAACATGTGTATGTGGAGGCTGGTGACCGAGTGCAGCCGGGACAGCCTTTAATGCGGCTGGAAACCCAGGATTATGATCTGAATGTAGATGCAAACCTGGCTCAATATGAAGCATTGCGACGAAAAGCAGAAAGTGCGATTCCGTCCAAAGTGAATCAGGCTCAGGCTCAGTTGGAATACATTGAAGCCCAGTATGAACGGATGACAACCCTTCATGAACAAGGTGTTGTTTCGTCAAAAGATCTGGAAGAAGTAGAAACCAAATACACAGTAGCTCAGAATCAATACCAGGAGGCATTAGATGCCTATGAGATTACGGAAAAAGAACTGCGGCGAGCCCAGCGGGCCTTAGACCTTGCTCAGTCAAAACTGGAAGACACAGTGCTTACCAGCCCGATAGCCGCTACGGTTCTTCGAACTACCTTCGAAGCGGGAGAAACCATTGCACCAGGTCACCCAACGGTGATCTTAGGTGTATTGGACACCATGGAAGTAGAAATTGGAGTGCCAGATACCATTGTAAGCCGTATCAGTATCGGAGAATCCGTATCTGTTTTTCTTTATGGCCTTGACCGGGAAGTAGAAGGCGTCATTACCAACATTGACCCGGTAGCGGATCAGAAAACCAGAACCTTTGGCGTACAAATAGAAATTGACAACAGCGATGGAGAAATCCGCCCTGGAATGCTGGCGAAAGTAGCCCTAGCTTCCAGCGAAAAAAGCGCCATCATGGTACCGGTAAACTGCGTAAACAACTTACCGGAGGGATCCTATCTTTTCGTATATCAGGAAGATGGAACGGTAGAACAGCGTACCGTAGAACTGGGAGAGATTTACGGTGATCGCATTCAGGTTCTAAGTGGCCTTACCGACGGCGAAAAAGTCGTGGTAGAAGGTCAGTATCAGTTGACAGATGGCCAGACCGTCAACGCTGGAAAGGCTGATGCCCAATGA
- a CDS encoding efflux RND transporter permease subunit: MTKWCIENRSLVFVLSLFVFFFGLATYVTMERQENPDVVAPGATVKTIYPGATPEDIEKFIVKPLEEKIDEITEVDQILSYSLDNVGVIIVRLEDMSDDDINEAWTELHQRVGEADLPEQAWDPEIDTDLIDTYGMLLTLSSPHHEDRQMKEFADDIKDDLERIDGVSVVDINGFTDDEIQVKLDLIRMRNMGITVTDIGTAMKARNVNIPGGNLDLSGLRIPVTITGEYQNAEEVRNTVVGMSDEGNIIYLRDVADVVETMGERETYVAGNGDSALLLSLKYAEGQNIVRVGEDIREYLETKEQELPEGMSLTVVTDQADYVNDAIKTFQRNLMSAVVLVVLAVMASMGAKSALVVSSAIPITVMATFAFMRFTDIILHQVSISSLILCLGLMVANAIVANDSMYLYMSKGMERKEAIIHGIREVRIPILTSTLTTVASFMPLLLMEGVAGKFVRSLPILVTVALLCSFLLSITVIPAMGYTFLTTEDVQKQQKSNGNGKGVLHRIQGRFLKIYRGLLDNALKRPKSAISLAMVILVLSAMVVPTLGLQLFPFVERDQYVIDVILAEGTSLDKTRQAAIEIERILDEEPTIDTFMSKTGDGIPKFYPSFVPHQIATNRSQFIVNGRIDTMDQVHRRLEENIPGARIEVKRLENAVPVGLPVQVRISGEDVDVLRNSANEAKEILRTIEEGHHVQDDYGNEVMKMVVDVEQDKASMVGLSTYDVASTVRMALNGIEVTKIKPKDSEDDIPVVVQIPTEERHRVEVLENIFVTSQITGENIPLQQVASIDNEFSLSRILRRDRDRTITAGLYPRTGVSAAELLDIVEERMEEAGFEVPPGYTLEYGGENEDRAEAFESLIGPFFLAMALIYIILMFQFMDLRQPLIIMGTIPLSFIGVIWGLKVTGYPLGFMALMGTVSLMGIVVNNGIVLLDYINLLVGQGKNVDEAIPEACETRLRPIMIGMITTVIGLVPMALFGGDLWAPLAYAIIFGLVISSMLTTLIIPAAFKVGYNRDRSKTLIGRLFTPKDKTVKE; the protein is encoded by the coding sequence ATGACAAAATGGTGCATTGAAAACCGAAGCCTGGTTTTTGTCCTCTCCCTTTTTGTGTTTTTCTTTGGCCTGGCAACCTACGTCACCATGGAACGACAGGAAAATCCGGATGTGGTGGCTCCTGGAGCCACTGTCAAAACCATTTATCCCGGAGCCACTCCGGAAGATATTGAAAAATTTATTGTCAAACCCTTAGAAGAAAAAATTGATGAAATTACAGAAGTAGATCAAATCCTATCCTATTCTTTAGATAACGTAGGAGTCATCATTGTCCGCTTAGAAGATATGAGCGACGATGATATTAACGAAGCCTGGACAGAACTGCATCAGCGGGTTGGAGAAGCTGATCTTCCAGAGCAAGCCTGGGATCCGGAAATCGATACAGATCTGATCGACACCTACGGCATGCTCTTAACCCTAAGCAGTCCTCATCATGAAGACCGGCAGATGAAAGAGTTTGCTGACGATATCAAAGACGATCTGGAACGAATCGATGGTGTGTCCGTGGTAGACATCAACGGCTTTACAGATGATGAAATTCAGGTAAAACTGGACTTGATCCGTATGCGTAACATGGGCATTACAGTTACGGATATTGGTACCGCTATGAAAGCTAGAAATGTCAACATACCCGGCGGAAATCTGGACCTTTCCGGTCTGCGGATTCCTGTTACCATTACCGGAGAATATCAAAATGCAGAAGAAGTTCGAAATACCGTAGTGGGAATGTCTGATGAAGGCAATATTATCTATTTGCGGGATGTTGCTGACGTCGTGGAGACCATGGGCGAAAGAGAAACCTATGTGGCCGGAAACGGTGACAGTGCCTTACTGCTCAGTTTGAAATACGCCGAAGGGCAAAATATTGTCCGGGTAGGTGAAGATATTCGGGAATACCTGGAAACCAAAGAACAGGAGTTGCCGGAAGGCATGAGCCTGACCGTGGTGACAGACCAGGCAGACTATGTAAACGACGCAATTAAAACCTTTCAACGCAACTTAATGTCGGCGGTAGTGCTGGTAGTGTTGGCGGTGATGGCATCCATGGGAGCCAAAAGTGCTTTGGTGGTGTCCTCTGCTATTCCGATTACGGTAATGGCTACCTTTGCTTTTATGCGATTTACCGACATTATTTTACATCAAGTGTCCATTTCTTCTCTGATCCTGTGCTTAGGCTTGATGGTGGCCAATGCCATTGTCGCTAACGACAGCATGTATCTGTATATGAGCAAGGGGATGGAACGAAAAGAAGCCATTATACATGGAATCCGGGAAGTCAGAATCCCTATCCTGACCTCTACCTTAACCACCGTAGCTTCTTTTATGCCACTATTGTTGATGGAAGGGGTTGCTGGTAAATTTGTCCGAAGTTTACCGATTCTGGTGACCGTTGCCCTGTTATGCTCCTTCCTCTTGTCGATTACGGTTATTCCAGCCATGGGATATACCTTTTTAACCACAGAAGACGTTCAGAAGCAACAAAAAAGCAATGGCAATGGAAAAGGAGTTTTACACCGGATACAGGGAAGATTTCTTAAAATATACCGAGGTCTGCTGGACAACGCTCTGAAACGACCGAAAAGCGCCATTTCTTTAGCCATGGTAATTCTGGTCCTCAGTGCTATGGTAGTGCCGACCTTAGGATTACAACTATTCCCCTTTGTGGAAAGAGATCAGTACGTGATCGATGTAATTTTGGCCGAAGGAACCAGCTTGGATAAAACCCGGCAGGCGGCCATAGAAATAGAAAGAATTTTGGACGAGGAACCAACCATCGACACCTTTATGAGCAAAACCGGCGATGGGATTCCTAAGTTCTATCCTTCCTTTGTACCACATCAGATTGCTACTAACCGATCCCAGTTTATCGTGAATGGTCGTATTGACACCATGGATCAGGTTCATCGACGGCTGGAAGAAAACATTCCGGGAGCCCGTATTGAAGTAAAACGTTTGGAAAACGCGGTGCCTGTAGGACTACCGGTACAGGTGCGCATTAGTGGCGAGGATGTGGATGTGCTTCGCAACTCAGCCAATGAAGCCAAAGAAATCCTTCGCACCATTGAAGAAGGCCACCATGTTCAGGATGATTATGGAAACGAAGTGATGAAAATGGTAGTGGACGTGGAACAAGACAAAGCCAGCATGGTGGGATTAAGCACCTACGATGTGGCCAGTACCGTGCGGATGGCGTTAAATGGAATAGAAGTTACCAAAATAAAACCAAAAGATTCAGAGGATGATATCCCTGTAGTGGTTCAAATACCTACAGAAGAACGACATCGGGTAGAAGTGCTGGAAAATATTTTTGTTACCTCACAAATCACAGGAGAAAACATTCCTCTTCAGCAGGTAGCTAGTATTGATAACGAGTTTAGCCTTAGTCGTATCCTGCGAAGAGACAGAGACCGAACCATTACAGCTGGCCTATACCCCAGAACCGGGGTGTCGGCTGCCGAACTACTGGATATTGTAGAAGAGCGGATGGAAGAAGCCGGCTTTGAAGTGCCGCCAGGCTACACCTTGGAATACGGGGGAGAAAACGAAGACCGAGCAGAAGCCTTTGAATCCCTGATCGGCCCCTTCTTCCTAGCCATGGCCCTGATCTATATTATTCTGATGTTCCAGTTTATGGATCTGAGACAACCGCTGATTATCATGGGGACCATTCCCCTTTCCTTTATCGGCGTAATCTGGGGACTTAAAGTCACCGGCTATCCCCTAGGCTTTATGGCACTGATGGGAACCGTCAGCCTGATGGGAATTGTGGTGAACAACGGGATTGTTCTGTTGGACTATATTAACCTGTTAGTAGGGCAAGGGAAAAATGTGGATGAAGCCATTCCGGAAGCCTGCGAAACCAGACTGAGACCAATTATGATCGGAATGATTACTACGGTCATCGGACTGGTGCCTATGGCCCTGTTTGGAGGAGATTTATGGGCACCACTAGCTTATGCCATTATCTTTGGATTGGTCATCTCTTCCATGCTAACCACCCTGATTATTCCGGCAGCCTTCAAAGTCGGATACAACAGAGACCGTTCCAAAACCTTAATTGGACGCTTATTTACCCCAAAAGATAAAACCGTGAAAGAATAA